The genomic window CTGGGTCTGAGGTGGTGGAGGTGCTGCAGGATGACATGGAGGCCAAGATCGTGAAAAAGGAGCTGATTGTTACAGCCCCTGGGAGTAAGAGGCACGAAGCCTCCATGGGGGTTTCTGACCCAAGGGCCAGGCAGGGCAGCGTGAGCAGCTGAGGATGGGCTTACTGAGTCCTCCCGGCAGGCTGGGGGCCATGGGGCTGTCCCTGGTTcatggcacccagcctgggtTGATTTAGGGCAAGGAGATGTTGGCTTGGGGATGAGATCAGGTCAGGGAGGCTCAGTGTCACAGGAGAGATGTAAACTACTTTGGCCACTAGTCTGGCCTTGTGATAAATGGATTCCAGAATCAGAATACCAAATACAGCATCAAAGACAGCGGTGAGAACAGGCTCCCCTCGGGCCGCAGAGTGAGGTAGCTGGGCTCCGTTCCCCAGCAGACGCGGCCGCCGTCTGCCCTCCTCAGTGCTGCGCTTGCTTTTGTGAAACAAAACCGAACTTTGGAGCCATGAGTGGGATCAGAAGGGTTCGTGTTCtccttttaaaaggaaagaaaatttgtcACCCCCTATGCAGCAGCAGCTCCCAAGCAGACCTGTGCTACATTCACGTGGCCTGGGGCTGTCGCCAGCCCTGCCAGCGGGTCCCGAGGCCACTGACACCGGCTCCCCTCTCTGTTCGAGAAATGTGTCTTTCCCTTAAACCAGTCACCCGGTCACCTTCGGTGTGTCGCTCAAAAGACTGGTACGCAGCAGGATGGCCTCAGGGGCAGTGTCCTTGGGACAGAACCCGCCATGGGCAGAGGTGGCTCAGAGCCGGTCCTGTCCCAGAGCCACCTGGTGGCCCTCTCCCTGTCCCTCCCTCTGCGGCTCTGGCGCTGGGGGGCCAGGAGTGGGAATGGCCAGAGCTCTCTGGGCTGGTCCTCCTTCTGTGCTGGGAACACTGGGCCCTGCAAGCTGGCTGGGGGCAAGGTGGGCCTGGGGTTGTGTGCCCACCCCTCGTGCTGAGGAGAGGCGACGGCAGGCACTGGGGTCTGGCTCAGCTATGTAAGCCCCTCTGGTGCTGGGCAGGGGCTTCCTCAGGGAAGGAGTGGGGTCTCCTCTGCCTGTGGCCGAGGCATTCTCACTGCCTGCATCACATGGCGTAAGCGTGTCCAGCCCACACTCCAAGCGCTTCCCTCCCAGCTTCCGTCCCCTGAGCCCTAGCTCACTGTGGCAGGGAAGACCCTTCCTCTCCACCCACACTGGGCATTGAGGCTAGTTCGAGGTCAGTCTCGAGTCCTGCCTGCCTCACTTAGGAAGGATGGGCTCCAGGCCCACCCAGAAGGAGCCCAAGAGAGTGGACCCCCGATGGAGTGCCACAGTGGCATGTGAGCCAGGGCTGGGTGGCTCTGACCTTCCCAAGAGCACTCCACTGTGTTCTCCTGGCCCAGGAACCTCATGTGCCCAGCAGCCTGCCCCCAGCTCTCCTCCCCGACCCTCCGGCCATGGGCCTGGGCCAGGCCTTGCCCCAGAGCTGAGCAGGCAAAGCTGAAGAGGCCCCAGGCACGGGGATGCTGCAGAGCCTGCGAGGGTAGGGCCAACAAGGGCTTAGGGGTCAGGAAGGGACCGAGGGTAGGGCTGTATCCTGGCTTTCAGGCCCTGGGGTGTCCACCAGCCTCTGCTCCCTCTGAGGCTCCAGCCAGGGTGCCAAAGAATAGAAACGCCCTCAGAATAGAAATTATTTACCAATTTTAGAGGTAGAACATTGTCAGGAGACTATTCTCCATGGATATGTCATGGTACTGTTGATAAGACTTGGATCTGTGTCCcgactcaaatctcatctcaaattgtaatcctcatgtgttgagggaggaacctggtgggaggtgattggatcatgagggcagtttaccccatgctgttcttgtgatagtgagttcttgtgagatcagGACCTTGGGTGGGGCCCCAGGATACTCTGGACCCCCGTTCCATTCATGAGCCGCCGTCGGGACGCCATGTGTCTGCTGTGGCAGCCCACAGGGAGAGTGGGAGCCTTCTGTCAATTGCACATGTGCCCCCAGGGCATGACATCCATGATGAAGGCCGCACTGGACCTCACCTACCCCATCACATCCATGTTCTCTGGAGCCGGCTTCAACAGCAGCATCCGCAGTGTCTTCAAGGACCGGCAGATCGAGGTGAACCCCCACCTAGCCCCCGGTGCCTGTCCCCTCCTGGCCCCTGCCTCTTGGCCCTGAGTCAGCCTCCCCAGACACGGGACAGGAGCGTGATGGGAGAGGGTCCATCTAAGCCCCGTCCGCCCACAGGACCTGTGGATTCCCTATTTCGCCATCACCACTGACATCACAGCCTCGGCCATGCGGGTCCACACCGACGGTGAGCACTCCTGCCGCGCAGGGGTGGCCGCTTGGATGCAAGGTGTGGGCAGGGGGAGAGCCCAGCAGCCCTGCGGGTCAGGAAGGCCGCGGGGGTCTCCTGAAGGATGCAAACGTGTGGGCAGCTCTGTCCTTGGAGGACACAGGATGCCCCTACTAGGCGCACAGACAGGAGGGGGCGTGGCCTGGACCAGAGACCTCAGAAGGCCAGACGGGACCCTCGCAGAATCAGTGATGTGGGCTAGACTCATGGACATCATGTGGGAAGACAAACTGAGGGGCTCCCTCACTCCTAGGGTGAGGGGTTCACAGCAGTTCGAAGTCCTGGGCACACATAATGCAGTGCGACCCCAGAGAAAGAACTCAGTTTTGTTCAGCCCTTGGGCCatgtgcttccctttgtggaGGCGGCCTCACAGAGGTAGGACCTACCAGCTCCAGGACTGCAGAGGCAAGGCCCTGACCCCTGGACCCAGGAGGAGCCTCCTCCGGGTAACCAGCGACTCCGGGCCCCCTCCCCAGGCTCCCTGTGGCGGTATGTGCGTGCCAGCATGTCCCTGTCCGGTTACATGCCCCCTCTCTGTGACCCCAAGGACGGACACCTGCTGATGGATGGGGGCTACATCAACAACCTCCCAGGTACTGCGGTTGGGGGGACCACACCCGGCAGGAGCACAGGCTCCTGGGTCACGCCGCCCCAtggcccctgctgctgctgcctctgctccGAGAAGGCTGGGCTGGAACACGTTTTCCTTAAAGTATGCCAAGGGAAAATGTCAGGCTGGCATCAGAGCTCCGAGAACATGCACACGCGTGTACACGCACACGCAGGCACCGGCAGCATGTGCTCCAGCATATGGCCCTGTTTGTCAGCTCAGCAGCATGCAGAACAAAGGCCAAGTCGAGTAACTGGGAGCAATTAAGCCCCATCTGTGCCCACAGTCAGAAACTAACAGCCTGCAGGTGTCAGGCTTGCTGGGGACAAGGCCACTCCTGTCACCTGTGGGATATGCGGTCAGAATGGCCCAGGACACAGctctgtgcccacagctgcccacCGAGCTGGGCGTGTGAGTCTTCTGCCTCTAGAAGGTGTAATGGCAGAGAGGAGACCCCACAGCCCCCAGGTCAGGTCTCGGTGAGGCAGGCTCTGTTCTGTCCCCGTCCCCTGGCTCTGCATGCCTGTCCAGGGGGTAACCAGGGCTGACTTCTCCGTAGCCGATGTGGCCCGGTCCATGGGGGCAAAAGTGGTGATTGCCATTGACGTGGGCAGCCGAGATGAGACGGACCTCACCAACTATGGGGATGCACTGTCTGGCTGGTGGCTGCTGTGGAAACGCTGGAACCCCTTGGCCACGAAAGTCAAGGTGTGGTGCTACCGGGCGAGCTGGGCTGTCCCTGCGGCTCCTCCCTGCAGCCCCACACCTGTCCTGCGGCAGGGAAGTGGGGGCCACTCCTGGGCTCTGAGGCCAGCAGGTGTGGGGCCACCCCTCACCACCCCTGCCTGAGCCCAGCTCGGGGGAAAGAAGGGACGAGGCCGGACGGGCCTGAAGGCTGTGGCAGCCCGCAGGGAGGACCCCCGGCCGGGAGCTGCTACCCTCTCCCCGCAACCCCAGGTCGGAGGATGGGTCCCCAGAACCTGTCCTGTACTACGGGCCATGCTGGGACGGGGTAGGGGCCAGGGCAGGAGACTCAGGTGGCTGTGACGGTAGCAGGTGTTGAACATGGCGGAGATTCAGACGCGCCTGGCCTACGTGTGCTGCGTGCGGCAGCTGGAGGTGGTGAAGAGCAGTGATTACTGCGAGTACCTGCGCCCCCCTATCGA from Piliocolobus tephrosceles isolate RC106 unplaced genomic scaffold, ASM277652v3 unscaffolded_27908, whole genome shotgun sequence includes these protein-coding regions:
- the LOC111553088 gene encoding patatin-like phospholipase domain-containing protein 7 isoform X1, encoding MSRRRDAMCLLWQPTGRVGAFCQLHMCPQGMTSMMKAALDLTYPITSMFSGAGFNSSIRSVFKDRQIEDLWIPYFAITTDITASAMRVHTDGSLWRYVRASMSLSGYMPPLCDPKDGHLLMDGGYINNLPADVARSMGAKVVIAIDVGSRDETDLTNYGDALSGWWLLWKRWNPLATKVKVLNMAEIQTRLAYVCCVRQLEVVKSSDYCEYLRPPIDSYGTLDFSKFNEICWGTTTGARCLTSGAAVACWRRCCATSRGQARGPRMRSSPVPTPPSRTLPKLCLALSPPSPPWWMTNLTTRRSTRRSCWTSPGMHTQTSRIPRPNGAQTQRTSPGCGMDTPAWLSQNCPRAPLTRTGRGLC
- the LOC111553088 gene encoding patatin-like phospholipase domain-containing protein 7 isoform X2; its protein translation is MSRRRDAMCLLWQPTGRVGAFCQLHMCPQGMTSMMKAALDLTYPITSMFSGAGFNSSIRSVFKDRQIEDLWIPYFAITTDITASAMRVHTDGSLWRYVRASMSLSGYMPPLCDPKDGHLLMDGGYINNLPADVARSMGAKVVIAIDVGSRDETDLTNYGDALSGWWLLWKRWNPLATKVKVLNMAEIQTRLAYVCCVRQLEVVKSSDYCEYLRPPIDSYGTLDFSKFNEICEVGYHHGRTVFDIWGRSGVLEKMLRDQQGPSKRPSNAVFTCPNASFTDLAEIVSCIEPAKPAMVDDESDYQTEYEEELLDVPRDAYADFQNTSAKRGSDSEDESWLRHGHPSLAFPKLSEGSSDQDG